One region of Callithrix jacchus isolate 240 chromosome 16, calJac240_pri, whole genome shotgun sequence genomic DNA includes:
- the CA2 gene encoding carbonic anhydrase 2 translates to MSHHWGYGKHNGPEHWHKDFPIAKGERQSPVDIDTHTAKYDPSLKPLSVSYDQATSWRILNNGHSFNVEFDDSQDKAVLKGGPLDGTYRLIQFHFHWGSTDGQGSEHTVDKKKYAAELHLVHWNTKYGDFGKAAQQPDGLAVLGIFLKVGSAKPGLQKVVDVLDSIKTKGKSADFTNFDPRGLLPESLDYWTYPGSLTTPPLLESVTWIVLKEPISVSSEQILKFRKLNFSGEGEPEELMVDNWRPAQPLKNRQIKASFK, encoded by the exons ATGTCCCATCACTGGGGGTACGGCAAGCACAACG GACCTGAACACTGGCATAAGGATTTCCCCATTGCCAAAGGAGAGCGCCAGTCCCCTGTTGACATCGACACTCATACAGCCAAGTATGACCCTTCCCTGAAGCCTCTGTCTGTTTCCTATGACCAAGCAACTTCCTGGAGGATCCTCAACAATGGTCATTCTTTCAACGTGGAGTTTGATGACTCTCAGGACAAAGCAG ttctcAAGGGAGGACCCCTGGATGGCACTTACAGATTGATTCAGTTTCACTTTCACTGGGGTTCAACTGATGGGCAAGGTTCTGAGCATACTGTggataaaaagaaatatgctgCTGAG CTTCACTTGGTTCACTGGAACACCAAATACGGGGATTTTGGGAAAGCTGCGCAGCAACCTGATGGACTGGCCGTTCTAGGTATTTTTTTGAAG GTTGGCAGTGCTAAACCGGGCCTTCAAAAAGTTGTTGATGTGCTGGATTCCATTAAAACCAAG GGCAAGAGTGCTGACTTCACTAACTTCGATCCTCGTGGCCTCCTTCCTGAAAGCTTGGATTACTGGACCTACCCAGGCTCACTGACCACCCCTCCTCTTCTGGAAAGTGTGACCTGGATTGTGCTCAAGGAACCCATCAGTGTCAGCAGCGAGCAG ATATTGAAATTCCGTAAACTTAACTTCAGTGGGGAGGGTGAACCTGAAGAACTGATGGTGGACAACTGGCGCCCGGCTCAGCCATTGAAGAACAGACAAATCAAGGCTTCCTTCAAATAA